The DNA sequence AAGCTCGTTCGCCTTACATACAAGGCTTACCTCGCCGATGCAGACGAGAGACTCTATGACACTACAGACGCAGAAGCAGCCAAAGAGGCGGGAATCTTCAACGAGAAGATGACCTACGCACCTATGGCTTACCTCTTCGGATCCAAGACCCTCTTCCCTGACCTCGAGGAGGCCATCGAGAAGGCAGAGATCGGAAAGGAGACGACCATCACAATCCCCTGCGAGAAGGCAGCCGGAGCAAGGAACCCCAAGCTCATCGAGCTTCACCCTATCAAGGAGTTCTACAAGCAGGAGATCAACCCCTACCCTGGAATGTCCGTCTCACTGGGCAACAGGTCCGGAGTCATCATGTCCGTCGCAGCAGGACGTGTCAAGGTCGACTTCAA is a window from the Thermoplasmata archaeon genome containing:
- a CDS encoding peptidylprolyl isomerase encodes the protein MADAKKLVRLTYKAYLADADERLYDTTDAEAAKEAGIFNEKMTYAPMAYLFGSKTLFPDLEEAIEKAEIGKETTITIPCEKAAGARNPKLIELHPIKEFYKQEINPYPGMSVSLGNRSGVIMSVAAGRVKVDFNNQLAGHDLKYVFTVTEEITEAVAKAKAIIELTSGTSEGFEVAVESDKVVVTEAETCKFDQNWAIAKYKIVADLRAAFDVTRVEFVQVWEAAKKDDKKE